In Candidatus Hinthialibacter antarcticus, the following are encoded in one genomic region:
- a CDS encoding HigA family addiction module antitoxin: MHNPPHPGEFIREIYITPFEISVRKAAESLGVSPSTLNRVLNGESNLSPEMALRLSKAFGRSPESWLAMQSQYDLWHARKQVNLKKVKKVDISAA; this comes from the coding sequence ATGCACAACCCACCACATCCGGGTGAGTTTATCCGGGAGATTTATATCACGCCGTTTGAGATCAGTGTACGCAAAGCGGCTGAGAGCCTGGGCGTTTCGCCTTCAACGCTAAACCGGGTTTTGAACGGCGAGAGCAATCTTTCGCCTGAAATGGCGTTGCGTTTATCGAAAGCATTTGGCCGCTCTCCAGAAAGTTGGCTGGCGATGCAAAGCCAATATGACCTTTGGCATGCGCGAAAACAAGTCAATCTCAAGAAAGTTAAAAAAGTTGATATCTCTGCTGCTTAA